A part of Jiangella alba genomic DNA contains:
- a CDS encoding sensor histidine kinase — MSPRRGGAAHRPPSAPADRRLLRRASLVVAAQTAVAVALVIGVLVALVYSISGQERISATDHKLQSKLADSAPGETIVDGTPEGCSDDEVRAAVDARGAGTHRFEVCDTPFLAHVEETGGDRVAAATNFTEQQEETERLARLSILVGAVGVLAAAGLGWLVARRAVRPLGDALTSQRRFVAEASHELRTPLAILHTRAQLLQRRPVGDDDQRQEIDQLVDDARVLNDIVNDLLLSAEMQFRPESRQPVDLARVATEVKDSFSATADDAGVDLVVDSDPAESHVVTGVPSALRRAVAALVDNSMDHVARGGTITLGLSGSGGTVRISVIDDGDGLDPELAAQLTQRFRRGSGGNGHHPRLGLGLALVDEIVHAHDGTLAIDGRPGDGATVTLTFPAAP; from the coding sequence GTGAGCCCGCGCCGGGGCGGCGCCGCACACCGTCCGCCGTCCGCACCGGCCGACCGGCGGCTGCTGCGCCGGGCGTCGCTGGTCGTCGCCGCGCAGACGGCCGTCGCGGTCGCGCTGGTCATCGGCGTGCTCGTCGCCCTGGTCTACTCCATCAGCGGGCAGGAGCGGATCTCGGCCACCGACCACAAGCTGCAGTCGAAGCTCGCCGACTCGGCTCCGGGCGAGACGATCGTCGACGGCACGCCGGAGGGCTGCTCGGACGACGAGGTCCGGGCCGCCGTCGACGCGAGAGGGGCCGGCACGCACCGGTTCGAGGTGTGTGACACCCCGTTCCTCGCCCACGTCGAAGAGACCGGCGGCGACCGCGTCGCCGCGGCGACCAACTTCACCGAACAGCAGGAGGAGACCGAGCGGCTGGCCCGGCTGTCGATCCTGGTCGGCGCCGTCGGCGTGCTGGCCGCGGCCGGACTGGGCTGGCTGGTGGCGCGGCGCGCCGTCCGCCCGCTCGGTGACGCGCTGACGTCGCAGCGCCGTTTCGTCGCCGAGGCCAGCCACGAGCTGCGCACCCCGCTGGCGATCCTGCACACCCGCGCCCAGCTGCTGCAACGCCGTCCCGTCGGCGACGACGACCAGCGGCAGGAGATCGACCAGCTGGTCGACGACGCCCGCGTGCTCAACGACATCGTCAACGACCTGCTGCTGTCGGCGGAGATGCAGTTCCGTCCCGAGTCGCGGCAGCCGGTCGACCTCGCCCGGGTCGCGACGGAGGTCAAGGACTCGTTCTCCGCCACCGCCGACGACGCCGGCGTCGACCTCGTCGTCGACAGCGACCCCGCCGAGTCGCACGTCGTCACCGGCGTGCCGAGCGCGCTGCGCCGGGCCGTCGCCGCCCTCGTCGACAACTCGATGGACCACGTCGCCCGCGGCGGCACCATCACGCTCGGGCTGTCCGGGTCCGGCGGCACCGTCCGCATCAGCGTCATCGACGACGGCGACGGCCTCGACCCCGAGCTGGCCGCCCAGCTCACGCAGCGGTTCCGCCGCGGCTCCGGCGGCAACGGGCACCATCCGCGGCTCGGTCTCGGGCTGGCCCTGGTGGACGAGATCGTGCACGCCCACGACGGCACCCTCGCGATCGACGGACGCCCCGGCGACGGCGCCACCGTCACCCTCACGTTCCCCGCCGCACCCTGA
- a CDS encoding DEAD/DEAH box helicase, translating into MTRPRGRVRSAVAGAGSRFPMSGRPHRDRPLPLRPGRTSVPTDTRTSRGDGARRRPRNRNRRPAAPAGTHNRVAPDTTVVAAPVAVTDDRSFAELGVPAAIVAALAADGVTSPFPIQAATLPDTLAGLDVLGRGQTGSGKTIAFSVPTVARLIASGTPRQPRRPRALVLVPTRELASQVAATVAPLATATGLRVAVVFGGVGQGPQVKALKNGVDLLIACPGRLEDLIGQGHCDLGAVEVTVLDEADHMADLGFLPAVRRLLDATPRGGQRLLFSATLDNGVDALVRRYLTNPVLHSTAPAVAPVSTMAHHVLAVETADKGQVVRELASGQGRTLLFARTKHGAKKLAKVLTAAGIPAVDLHGNLSQNARKRNLAAFSEGTTRVLVATDIAARGIHVDDIGLVVHVDPPAEHKAYLHRSGRTARAGAGGSVVTVMTHDQTGDVRTLTRQAGITPTITRVGPGHPAIAELTGPAAPLVAPAKPTPAATADEPARGPGGGQAGRGRPRRRRGGGSGQGDGSGRGRDGAAAESNVTTAKTGTSATTTPNRRGRGRGGRGRGGATSTSADSFSASLRRR; encoded by the coding sequence ATGACACGTCCCCGAGGTCGAGTGCGTAGCGCCGTTGCCGGCGCAGGTTCCCGCTTCCCGATGAGCGGGCGTCCCCATCGTGACCGGCCACTCCCTCTACGTCCTGGAAGGACGTCCGTGCCCACCGACACCCGCACCTCGCGGGGCGACGGCGCTCGTCGCCGCCCCCGCAACCGCAACCGCCGCCCGGCCGCGCCGGCCGGCACCCACAACCGCGTCGCGCCCGACACCACGGTCGTGGCCGCACCGGTCGCCGTCACCGACGACCGCTCGTTCGCCGAGCTCGGCGTGCCCGCCGCCATCGTCGCGGCCCTCGCCGCCGACGGCGTCACCAGCCCGTTCCCGATCCAGGCGGCCACGCTGCCCGACACCCTCGCCGGCCTCGACGTGCTCGGCCGCGGCCAGACCGGGTCGGGCAAGACCATCGCGTTCTCCGTGCCCACGGTCGCCCGGCTGATCGCCTCCGGCACCCCGCGGCAGCCCCGGCGTCCGCGTGCGCTGGTGCTCGTCCCGACCCGCGAGCTGGCCAGCCAGGTCGCCGCCACCGTCGCACCGCTGGCCACGGCCACCGGGCTGCGCGTCGCCGTCGTCTTCGGCGGGGTCGGGCAGGGGCCGCAGGTGAAGGCGCTGAAGAACGGCGTCGACCTCCTCATCGCCTGCCCCGGGCGGCTGGAAGACCTCATCGGCCAGGGCCACTGCGACCTCGGCGCCGTCGAGGTGACGGTGCTCGACGAAGCCGACCACATGGCCGACCTCGGGTTCCTCCCCGCGGTCCGGCGGCTGCTCGACGCCACGCCGCGCGGCGGCCAGCGGCTGCTGTTCTCGGCGACGCTCGACAACGGCGTCGACGCGCTGGTCCGCCGCTACCTCACCAACCCCGTGCTGCACTCGACGGCGCCTGCCGTCGCGCCGGTCTCGACGATGGCGCACCACGTCCTCGCGGTCGAGACGGCCGACAAGGGCCAGGTGGTGCGCGAACTGGCGTCGGGGCAGGGCCGCACGCTGCTGTTCGCCCGCACCAAGCACGGCGCCAAGAAGCTGGCGAAGGTGCTCACCGCGGCCGGCATCCCCGCCGTCGACCTGCACGGCAACCTCAGCCAGAACGCCCGCAAGCGCAACCTCGCCGCGTTCTCCGAGGGGACGACGCGCGTGCTGGTCGCCACCGACATCGCCGCCCGCGGCATCCACGTCGACGACATCGGCCTGGTCGTCCACGTCGACCCGCCGGCCGAGCACAAGGCGTACCTGCACCGGTCCGGCCGCACGGCGCGGGCCGGGGCCGGCGGCAGCGTCGTCACGGTCATGACGCACGACCAGACCGGCGACGTGCGCACGCTGACTCGCCAGGCCGGCATCACGCCGACGATCACCCGGGTCGGCCCGGGCCACCCGGCGATCGCTGAGCTCACCGGGCCGGCCGCCCCGCTGGTCGCGCCCGCGAAGCCGACACCGGCCGCTACGGCGGACGAGCCGGCCCGCGGACCGGGCGGCGGTCAGGCCGGACGGGGACGGCCGCGTCGCCGCCGGGGCGGCGGTTCCGGCCAGGGCGACGGCTCGGGGCGGGGCCGGGACGGCGCCGCGGCCGAGTCGAACGTCACCACGGCCAAGACCGGCACGTCGGCGACCACGACGCCCAACCGGCGCGGCCGCGGGCGGGGCGGGCGAGGTCGCGGCGGCGCCACGTCCACCTCCGCCGACTCCTTCTCGGCCTCGTTGCGACGACGCTGA
- a CDS encoding GntR family transcriptional regulator, which translates to MFVFQLDSTSGVPPYLQLVHQVRQAVMVGYLREGDRLPLIREAVEQLAINPNTVSKAYRQLEHEGLVDPRPGVGTFVARAPDVTVPPAQYAKLRRGLEQWLREAQAAGLDEQAVGALLAVVRRELTEEGAA; encoded by the coding sequence GTGTTCGTATTCCAGCTCGACAGCACCTCCGGGGTGCCGCCGTACTTGCAGCTGGTCCATCAGGTGCGGCAGGCGGTCATGGTGGGCTATCTCAGGGAGGGCGACCGGCTGCCGCTGATCAGAGAGGCGGTCGAGCAGCTCGCGATCAACCCCAACACGGTGTCGAAGGCCTATCGCCAGCTCGAGCACGAGGGCCTGGTCGATCCCAGGCCTGGCGTGGGGACGTTCGTCGCGCGCGCTCCCGACGTCACGGTGCCGCCGGCGCAGTACGCGAAGCTGCGCCGAGGCCTGGAGCAGTGGCTGCGCGAGGCCCAGGCCGCAGGACTCGACGAGCAAGCGGTCGGGGCGCTGCTGGCCGTCGTGCGGCGCGAGCTGACCGAGGAGGGTGCGGCATGA
- a CDS encoding response regulator transcription factor, giving the protein MTGDQDRALLLVEDDAKLAALLDRLFTGEGYAVDVAHDGQAGLHRALTSPYAVMVIDRGLPAIEGVDLVRKLRAQGVATPILVLTARGTTEDRVEGLDAGAEDYVVKPFEIDELLARLRALLRRHTDTSTRLDLGERYLDVTARRVLGGGAGPIELSGRENELLQLFAAHPAQVFTRDELRRLVFQDADSPGAVDTYVYYLRRKLGRDVIRTVHGLGYRMGSA; this is encoded by the coding sequence ATGACAGGCGACCAGGACCGGGCGTTGTTGCTGGTCGAGGACGACGCCAAGCTGGCGGCGCTGCTGGACCGGCTGTTCACCGGCGAGGGTTACGCGGTCGACGTCGCCCACGACGGCCAGGCCGGCCTGCACCGCGCGCTGACCAGCCCGTACGCCGTCATGGTCATCGACCGCGGGCTGCCCGCCATCGAGGGCGTCGACCTCGTCCGCAAGCTGCGCGCGCAGGGCGTCGCGACGCCGATCCTGGTGCTGACGGCGCGCGGCACCACCGAGGACCGGGTCGAGGGCCTCGACGCCGGCGCCGAGGACTACGTCGTCAAGCCGTTCGAAATCGACGAGTTGCTGGCCCGGCTGCGCGCGCTGCTGCGCCGGCACACCGACACGTCGACGCGGCTGGACCTCGGCGAGCGCTACCTCGACGTCACCGCGCGGCGGGTGCTCGGCGGCGGGGCCGGGCCGATCGAGCTGTCCGGCCGCGAGAACGAGCTGCTGCAGCTGTTCGCCGCCCACCCGGCGCAGGTGTTCACCCGCGACGAGCTGCGCCGGCTGGTGTTCCAGGACGCCGACAGCCCCGGCGCCGTCGACACGTACGTCTACTACCTGCGCCGCAAACTCGGCCGGGACGTCATCCGCACCGTCCACGGCCTCGGCTACCGCATGGGGTCCGCGTGA
- a CDS encoding cupin domain-containing protein, producing the protein MSLPPYPPSRYDGANGEVDVRLRRVDEPPEVTYASGVTVDYLATGASTGGDFGLYRWTFGPGQSGPGPHFHRTITESFYVLTGAVSLYDGTGWVEAGPGDFLHVPPGGVHGFKNVLGEPASMLLMFTPGAPREDYFETLAAVSKGLELSDEERAEFYLRHDNHWVD; encoded by the coding sequence ATGAGTCTCCCGCCCTATCCGCCCAGCCGCTACGACGGTGCGAACGGCGAGGTGGACGTGCGATTGCGCCGTGTCGACGAGCCGCCGGAGGTGACGTACGCGTCCGGTGTGACGGTCGACTACCTGGCCACCGGCGCCTCCACGGGCGGCGACTTCGGGCTCTACCGGTGGACCTTCGGCCCCGGCCAGTCGGGGCCGGGGCCGCACTTCCACCGCACCATCACCGAGTCGTTCTACGTGCTCACCGGCGCGGTCAGCCTCTACGACGGCACCGGCTGGGTCGAGGCCGGCCCGGGCGACTTCCTGCACGTGCCGCCGGGCGGCGTGCACGGCTTCAAGAACGTCCTCGGCGAGCCGGCGTCGATGCTGCTGATGTTCACGCCGGGCGCGCCGCGCGAGGACTACTTCGAGACGCTGGCCGCGGTGTCGAAGGGGCTGGAGCTCAGCGACGAGGAGCGCGCGGAGTTCTACCTACGCCACGACAACCACTGGGTCGACTAG
- a CDS encoding ABC transporter permease subunit produces MRYAGVVALFLAPSLIPLTLFTLVPMVSSLWVALHDWNLITPMEFVGLANFRELLADGDTWAAFGHTLGYIAGYLPLVYLLGLGAALALNTALRGRNVFRAAYFLPVVTSWVVVALLWRWLLSPSNGLVNHLLGLVGIDGPGWWTDPTWAMPSVILASAWKDLGFVMIILLAGLQAIPGELYDAARVDGASAWQRFRHVTLPLLSPSTFFVVVISLINGFQVFDQVYVMTGGGPAGSTEVVVQQIYDLTFRYGRAGDASALSWLLFVVVLVVTVVQVRGQRRWVTYA; encoded by the coding sequence CTGCGCTATGCCGGCGTCGTCGCGCTGTTCCTGGCCCCCAGCCTGATCCCGCTGACGCTGTTCACGCTGGTCCCGATGGTCAGCTCGCTGTGGGTGGCGCTGCACGACTGGAACCTCATCACGCCGATGGAGTTCGTCGGGCTGGCCAACTTCCGCGAGCTGCTCGCCGACGGCGACACGTGGGCGGCGTTCGGGCACACGCTCGGCTACATCGCCGGGTACCTGCCGCTGGTCTACCTCCTCGGCCTCGGGGCCGCCCTCGCCCTCAACACCGCGCTCAGAGGCCGCAACGTGTTCCGGGCGGCCTACTTCCTGCCGGTCGTCACCAGCTGGGTGGTCGTGGCGCTGCTCTGGCGCTGGCTGCTGAGCCCGTCGAACGGGCTGGTCAACCACCTGCTCGGGCTGGTCGGCATCGACGGTCCCGGCTGGTGGACCGACCCCACGTGGGCGATGCCGTCGGTGATCCTCGCGTCGGCGTGGAAGGACCTCGGCTTCGTCATGATCATCCTGCTGGCCGGGCTGCAGGCGATCCCCGGCGAGCTGTACGACGCGGCCCGGGTCGACGGCGCCAGCGCGTGGCAGCGGTTCCGCCACGTGACGCTGCCGCTGCTGTCGCCGTCGACCTTCTTCGTGGTGGTGATCTCGCTGATCAACGGCTTCCAGGTGTTCGACCAGGTGTACGTGATGACCGGCGGCGGGCCGGCCGGGTCGACCGAGGTCGTCGTCCAGCAGATCTACGACCTCACCTTCCGGTACGGCCGGGCCGGCGACGCGTCGGCGCTGTCGTGGCTGCTGTTCGTGGTGGTGCTGGTGGTCACGGTGGTCCAGGTCCGCGGCCAGCGCAGGTGGGTGACGTATGCGTAG
- a CDS encoding GNAT family N-acetyltransferase, which produces MSGDDQIEIRPAGEDELRATAELHVTELPHGLFPRLGDGFVRRWHRAHLDSPYGVVLVAVRAGEVVGFTLGSTDRPANVAWIIGHRRRELALAGLRALLARPVLAAGFVRSRGPRYAQRLLGRGAAPARVAGAGPVPEAGFGAIAVLEAIVVAPEHRGRSIGTELADTFLSTVAAAGVERVELVTKAGARGAAGFYERSGWRRVGDHVDRDGDGVHTYRIDPRLVRAR; this is translated from the coding sequence ATGAGCGGTGACGACCAGATCGAGATCCGGCCGGCCGGCGAGGACGAGCTGCGGGCCACCGCCGAGCTGCACGTGACGGAGTTGCCGCACGGCCTGTTCCCGCGGCTCGGCGACGGCTTCGTCCGGCGCTGGCACCGCGCGCACCTGGACTCCCCGTACGGCGTCGTGCTGGTCGCGGTGCGGGCCGGCGAGGTCGTGGGGTTCACGCTCGGCAGCACCGACCGGCCGGCCAACGTCGCCTGGATCATCGGCCACCGCCGCCGTGAGCTGGCGCTGGCCGGGCTGCGGGCGCTGCTCGCCCGGCCGGTGCTGGCCGCGGGGTTCGTCCGGTCGCGCGGGCCGCGGTACGCGCAGCGGCTGCTGGGACGGGGTGCGGCGCCGGCCCGGGTGGCCGGGGCGGGTCCCGTCCCGGAGGCGGGCTTCGGCGCGATCGCCGTGCTCGAGGCGATCGTCGTCGCGCCCGAGCACCGGGGCCGGTCCATCGGCACGGAGCTGGCCGACACGTTCCTCTCGACCGTCGCGGCGGCCGGTGTCGAGCGCGTCGAGCTGGTGACGAAGGCGGGCGCCCGCGGCGCGGCCGGGTTCTACGAGCGGTCCGGCTGGCGGCGCGTCGGCGACCACGTCGACCGCGACGGCGACGGGGTGCACACGTACCGGATCGACCCGCGGCTCGTGCGGGCTCGATGA
- a CDS encoding ROK family transcriptional regulator yields the protein MPVPRGDLTRSAVLAALGTSGPLSRTDIARTLGVSPATVTQIVKDLVARGLVAEVEHRPSRGGRPAVLLGLVGSAGRALGAKVAADHVAVVDVELDGRVRQSWEWPFDAMAADAPDRLVDLLRPLVEAPAGDDAPILGIGIGVPGSVNDQEAGAVDAPTLGWRRLGLGARLRAALPVPVLVENDVNALAVAERLYGRGRDHRNFLVVTIGRGVGAGLVVDGSVYRGAGGGAGEFGHFPVQPGGPRCSCGNTGCLEASVGHDALLRAAREAGLDAPDATIFAAAGELFGRGVAGLINVMDPEVVIVLGEGTRAWEHWRPGFEPSLRAHLMPSRRGVPVVVESWDDTSWALGAAALVLATPYDAAGATGGQGELVRARLGGALSGDLP from the coding sequence ATGCCCGTTCCCCGCGGCGACCTCACCCGCTCGGCCGTGCTGGCCGCGCTGGGTACGTCCGGCCCGCTGAGCAGGACCGACATCGCCCGCACGCTGGGTGTCAGCCCGGCCACCGTGACCCAGATCGTCAAGGACCTGGTGGCCCGCGGCCTGGTCGCGGAGGTCGAGCACCGGCCGTCCCGCGGCGGCCGTCCCGCGGTGTTGCTGGGGCTGGTCGGCTCGGCCGGGCGAGCGCTGGGCGCCAAGGTCGCGGCCGACCACGTCGCCGTCGTCGACGTCGAGCTCGACGGCCGGGTGCGGCAGTCGTGGGAGTGGCCGTTCGACGCGATGGCGGCCGACGCGCCGGACCGGCTGGTCGACCTGCTGCGGCCGCTGGTCGAGGCGCCCGCGGGCGACGATGCGCCCATCCTGGGCATCGGCATCGGCGTTCCCGGCTCCGTCAACGACCAGGAGGCGGGCGCCGTCGACGCGCCCACGCTGGGCTGGCGCCGTCTCGGCCTCGGCGCCCGGCTGCGCGCCGCGCTTCCCGTCCCCGTCCTCGTCGAGAACGACGTCAACGCGCTGGCCGTCGCCGAGCGGCTGTACGGCCGCGGCCGCGACCACCGGAACTTCCTCGTCGTGACGATCGGCCGCGGCGTCGGCGCCGGGCTGGTCGTCGACGGCAGCGTGTATCGCGGCGCGGGCGGCGGCGCCGGCGAGTTCGGCCACTTCCCCGTCCAGCCCGGCGGCCCGCGCTGCTCGTGCGGCAACACCGGCTGCCTGGAGGCGTCGGTCGGTCACGACGCTCTGCTGCGCGCGGCGCGGGAGGCCGGCCTCGACGCGCCGGACGCGACGATCTTCGCGGCGGCCGGCGAGCTGTTCGGCCGCGGCGTCGCCGGCCTGATCAACGTCATGGACCCCGAGGTCGTCATCGTGCTCGGCGAGGGCACCCGGGCGTGGGAGCACTGGCGGCCGGGGTTCGAGCCGAGCCTGCGCGCGCACCTCATGCCGTCGCGCCGCGGCGTGCCCGTCGTCGTCGAGTCCTGGGACGACACCTCGTGGGCGCTGGGCGCGGCCGCGCTCGTCCTCGCCACCCCGTACGACGCGGCCGGCGCGACCGGCGGTCAGGGCGAGCTGGTGCGGGCCCGGCTCGGCGGCGCGCTCTCCGGAGACCTGCCGTGA
- a CDS encoding fatty acid desaturase family protein, which yields MTTAMETPAARGTARDRHVSTYAELSKLIQAAGLLKRRYAFYWSLMLGTVAAFAGIWVGFAMLGDSWYQLLLAAALAVVLAQFGFIGHEGSHRQIFASHRWNEWTGRIISGLFTGLSYSWWMRKHTRHHLNPNKEGADPDIAPGVLAFSPAALAVRGPVGRWFANRQGWFFFPLLLLEGLALHVASIQNIARRERLEHRWVEILFVTVRLGGYLAALFIVLPPGKAIAFFCVQMGLFGVLLGGAFAPNHKGMPIVPASMKIDFLRRQTLMSRNIKGGPVVDLAMGGLNYQVEHHLFPSMPRPNLRKAQPIVREFCERHGVAYTETSLLGSYKIVVQYLNDVGLKARDPFECPLTAQYRT from the coding sequence ATGACCACGGCCATGGAGACTCCGGCTGCGCGCGGAACCGCCCGCGACCGGCACGTCAGCACGTACGCCGAGCTGTCCAAACTCATCCAGGCGGCCGGGCTGCTGAAACGCCGGTACGCGTTCTACTGGTCGCTCATGCTCGGCACCGTCGCCGCGTTCGCCGGCATCTGGGTCGGCTTCGCCATGCTCGGCGACTCCTGGTACCAGCTGCTGCTCGCCGCGGCCCTCGCCGTCGTGCTGGCCCAGTTCGGCTTCATCGGGCACGAAGGCTCGCACCGCCAGATCTTCGCCTCGCACCGCTGGAACGAGTGGACCGGTCGCATCATCTCGGGCCTGTTCACCGGGTTGAGCTACAGCTGGTGGATGCGCAAGCACACCCGCCACCACCTCAACCCGAACAAGGAGGGCGCCGACCCCGACATCGCGCCGGGCGTCCTCGCGTTCTCCCCCGCGGCGCTCGCGGTGCGCGGCCCGGTCGGGCGCTGGTTCGCGAACCGCCAGGGCTGGTTCTTCTTCCCGCTGCTGCTGCTCGAAGGCCTCGCGCTGCACGTGGCCAGCATCCAGAACATCGCCCGGCGCGAGCGCCTCGAGCACCGCTGGGTCGAGATCCTGTTCGTCACCGTCCGGCTCGGCGGCTACCTGGCGGCGCTGTTCATCGTGCTGCCGCCCGGCAAGGCCATCGCGTTCTTCTGCGTCCAGATGGGGCTGTTCGGCGTGCTCCTCGGCGGCGCGTTCGCCCCGAACCACAAGGGCATGCCGATCGTCCCCGCGTCCATGAAGATCGACTTCCTGCGGCGGCAGACGCTGATGTCGCGCAACATCAAGGGCGGCCCCGTCGTCGACCTCGCCATGGGCGGCCTCAACTACCAGGTCGAGCACCACCTGTTCCCGAGCATGCCCCGCCCCAACCTGCGCAAGGCGCAGCCGATCGTGCGCGAGTTCTGCGAGCGCCACGGCGTGGCCTACACCGAGACGTCGCTGCTCGGCTCCTACAAGATCGTCGTCCAGTACCTCAACGACGTCGGCCTGAAGGCGCGCGACCCGTTCGAGTGTCCCCTCACGGCCCAATACCGGACCTAG